A genomic region of Balaenoptera acutorostrata chromosome 4, mBalAcu1.1, whole genome shotgun sequence contains the following coding sequences:
- the LOC130708068 gene encoding proline-rich protein 12-like, with translation MYFSLKTDQREAAEGSRISRLKRKGDGKEGGRGRGWLGDASGNAAAPTAAGSGSLTARARRTGRRRSRESVRGGRWRRLLSSLRQEQLQAAAGSSGHGGGGGGGSSLQTPGSGSSTAPHTPGTWEPSNRFRPSGPPPPSKAPARPPSRPSLLHGPAQEVSALCPQPGPCQWLRGRLLLASFLPLSLGPGGGGGGGGGGSGSTSLHSPGSGAALCEECRSAQPPSFSPLPLPPPTRPPPPSSPTQPYTAQRPRVRVTGVWESPAEPSVLPLRQGSRSPSGTNHGCRLFADPPGKSRST, from the exons atgtatttctccttgaagacaGATCA AAGGGAAGCGGCGGAAGGATCACGAATCTCACGCTTGAAAAGAAagggggatgggaaggagggagggagagggagggggtggcTCGGAGATGCGTCGGGAAACGCTGCGGCTCCGACAGCGGCGGGATCCGGCAGCCTGACGGCACGGGCCCGGCGAACTGGAAGGCGGCGGAGTCGCGAGTCAGTCAGAGGCGGGCGGTGGCGGCGACTCCTCTCCTCATTGCGCCAGGAGCAGCTGCAGGCGGCGGCTGGATCCAGCGGCcatggcggcggcggtggcggagGCAGCTCCCTTCAGACCCCAGGCAGCGGCTCCTCGACTGCTCCCCATACGCCGGGGACATGGGAACCCAGCAACCGCTTCCGTCCCTCGGGGCCCCCTCCCCCGTCCAAGGCACCAGCGCGGCCGCCCTCCCGCCCCTCGCTTCTGCACGGTCCCGCTCAGGAAGTGTCCGCGCTTTGCCCCCAGCCCGGGCCCTGTCAGTGGCTGCGGGGCCGGCTCCTCctcgcttccttccttcctttgtcactcggcccgggcggcggcggcggcggcggcggcggcggcagcggcagcacAAGCCTGCATTCGCCCGGGTCGGGGGCAGCTCTGTGTGAGGAGTGCCGTTCTGCGCAGCCGCCTAGCTtttccccactccccctcccccctcctacTCGTCCTccgcctccttcctcccccacccagccTTACACCGCCCAGCGCCCCCGCGTCCGCGTAACAGGCGTCTGGGAATCGCCGGCCGAGCCGAGTGTCCTCCCCCTTCGGCAGGGGAGCCGAAGCCCGAGCGGAACCAATCACGGATGTCGTTTGTTTGCGGATCCTCCCGGAAAAAGCCGATCGACCTGA